Genomic segment of Candidatus Deferrimicrobiaceae bacterium:
CGGGCAAACGCTCCCGAGACCACCGGCGCGCCCGTCGCCACCAACCCGCGCCACATCGGCGCGATGCCCGGATCGTACGCGCCTCCCCCGCCGGTCGAGGAAGAGTCCGACCCGACCCGCGTCGACGGGAACAACGTCGTGCTCGAAAAGGAAATGACCAAAATGGCCGAGAACACCGTGGGTTACCTCACCGAAGTGACGCTCGTCTCGCGCAAGCTGCGGATGATCCGCGCCGCGATCGACGACGCCTCCCGCGTGTAACGGCCCGGGCGAAGGAGCACCGCAATGGACATCTTCAAATCGCTGAAAGTGAGCGCCTCGGGCCTTTCGGCGCAGCGCAAGTGGATGGATACGATCGCTTCCAACCTGGCCAACGCCAAGGCGACGCGCACCCCCGAAGGCGGCCCCTACAAGCGGCGCGACCCGATCTTCATGGCCGAGGACGTCGAGGAGCCGGGCGCCGCCCCCGAAGCTTCCCGCGTGGGCGTCAAGGTGCCGCAGATCGCGCTCGACCAGTCGCAACCCAACATGGTGTTCGAGCCGGGCAGCCCCGACGCCAACGCCGAGGGGTATGTGGCCTACCCCAACGTCAGCGTCGTCGAGGAGATGGCGAACATGGTCACCGCCAGCCGCTCCTACGAGGCCAACCTCCAGGCATTCAACGCGTTCAAGTCGATGGCGACGAAGACGCTCGACATGTTCCGGTAAAGGGAGAAGAAGAAGATGTCGCAGATCAGCATCATCCCAGGAATTTCCTCCCCCGCCATGACGCCGCGCGTCGCCCCGTCCGGCGGCAAGGGCGACGGCTCGCTCTTCCTCGACTCGCTCAAGGAAGCGATGTCAGACGTCAACGACACCCAGAAGGCGATGAACACGTCGATCGTCGACCTTCAGGCCGGCAAGGGCGCCCTTCACGAGACGATGATCCAGGTCGAGAAGGCCGACCTCTCCTTCAAGATGCTCATGCAGGTCCGCAACAAAGTGCTCGAGGCTTACAAGGAAATCATGCGGATGAGCGTCTAGCCCCGCGAAAGAGTCGAACAAGGAGCCCTTTATGGCCGACGTCAACCAGGCCGCTTTACAGGTCAAGAATGTCTTCGCGAGCATGCCCCCCGCCAAGCGGTGGACCGCCCTCGGCGTGGGCGGCGCGACGCTCGTGGCGATGATCGCCCTCATCCTGTGGAGCCAGAAGCCCGATTTCCAGGTTCTCTTCTCGGGCCTCTCGTCCGAGGACGCCGGGAAGATCGTCGAAAAGCTGAAGGGGTCCAAGGTCCCGTACAAGCTAGACGCGGGCGGCGCGACAATCCTCGTCCCCGGCGAGCGGGTCTACGAGACGCGTCTCCAGATGGCCGGCGAAGGAATGCTCCAGGGCGGCGCCATCGGCTTCGAGATCTTCGACACGCCCAAGCTGGGCATGACCGACTTCGTCCAGAAGCTCAACTACCAGCGCGCCATCCAGGGCGAGCTTTCGCGCACGATCCAGTCTTTGGCCAGCGTCGAGAAAGCGCGAGTCCACATCGTCATCGCCAAGAAGTCGATCTTCTCCGAGCAGGAGGAGAACCCGTCGGCCTCCGTCGTGCTCAAGCTGCGCTCCGGGCGCACGCTCACCGAGAACCAGGTCACCGCCATCGCGCAACTGGTCAGCAGCTCCGTCCCCGGCCTGGGGACCGAGCGCGTCAGCGTCATCGATTCGGCGGGCACCCTCCTGTCCAAGATACGGCCCACCGGCGACAGCGCCGGCTCGACCGAGGCCATGGGCGTCCAGCGCGGCCTCGAGTCGTCGCTCGAGGACCGGGCGCGCGCGATCCTCGAGAAAACGGTCGGCGCCGGACGTGTCGTGGTGCAGGTCGCCAGCGACATCGAGCAGAAGAAGGTCGAGAGCACCGAGGAGAAATACGATCCCGACTCGGTCGTCGTCCGCAGCGAACAGCGCTCCGCCGAAAAAAACAGCGGCTCCGCCGGCAGTTCCGGCGGCATCCCCGGAACCCCCTCGAACGTCCCGAACTCGCAGGGGCAGCCCTCGGCCACGGCGACTTCGTCCGGCGGAGGCGCGTCGAACAGCTCCTCGCGCAGCAACGAGACGATCAACTACGAAGTGAGCCGCACGGTCAGCAAGAGCTCCGCCCCGATCCTGGCCGTCAAGCGGCTGACGATCGCGGTGCTTGTCGACGGCAACTACAAGTCGGTGAAGGATGCCAAGGGCGTCGAGACCGCCACCTACGTCCCGCGGACGGCCGAGGAGCTGGCCTCCTACGAAAGGCTGGTCAAGAACGCGGTCGGCTTCAACCAGGATCGCGGCGACACCTTCGAGATCGTCACCGCCCCGTTCCAGACCGAGGACAACCTCCCCGCGTCGGTCCAGGCGAAGTCGCTTCCGGCGATCCCGACCTCTTACGTCAGCGTGGCGAAATACCTCGCCTCGGTCCTGCTTCTGCTCGTCCTCGTTCTGC
This window contains:
- the flgB gene encoding flagellar basal body rod protein FlgB, which gives rise to MNFLFDPTVRFLEKAASFRMARQEVVASNLANADTPGYIAKDVPFDAFLARANAPETTGAPVATNPRHIGAMPGSYAPPPPVEEESDPTRVDGNNVVLEKEMTKMAENTVGYLTEVTLVSRKLRMIRAAIDDASRV
- the flgC gene encoding flagellar basal body rod protein FlgC gives rise to the protein MDIFKSLKVSASGLSAQRKWMDTIASNLANAKATRTPEGGPYKRRDPIFMAEDVEEPGAAPEASRVGVKVPQIALDQSQPNMVFEPGSPDANAEGYVAYPNVSVVEEMANMVTASRSYEANLQAFNAFKSMATKTLDMFR
- the fliE gene encoding flagellar hook-basal body complex protein FliE gives rise to the protein MSQISIIPGISSPAMTPRVAPSGGKGDGSLFLDSLKEAMSDVNDTQKAMNTSIVDLQAGKGALHETMIQVEKADLSFKMLMQVRNKVLEAYKEIMRMSV
- the fliF gene encoding flagellar basal-body MS-ring/collar protein FliF gives rise to the protein MADVNQAALQVKNVFASMPPAKRWTALGVGGATLVAMIALILWSQKPDFQVLFSGLSSEDAGKIVEKLKGSKVPYKLDAGGATILVPGERVYETRLQMAGEGMLQGGAIGFEIFDTPKLGMTDFVQKLNYQRAIQGELSRTIQSLASVEKARVHIVIAKKSIFSEQEENPSASVVLKLRSGRTLTENQVTAIAQLVSSSVPGLGTERVSVIDSAGTLLSKIRPTGDSAGSTEAMGVQRGLESSLEDRARAILEKTVGAGRVVVQVASDIEQKKVESTEEKYDPDSVVVRSEQRSAEKNSGSAGSSGGIPGTPSNVPNSQGQPSATATSSGGGASNSSSRSNETINYEVSRTVSKSSAPILAVKRLTIAVLVDGNYKSVKDAKGVETATYVPRTAEELASYERLVKNAVGFNQDRGDTFEIVTAPFQTEDNLPASVQAKSLPAIPTSYVSVAKYLASVLLLLVLVLLVVRPLIQWISTPAPLAPPTGDMYAYAVPGAPAGASAEGELPAGGRPPALSSGKDDIAALAQREPQRAAQAVKMWLVQG